One genomic segment of Pleurodeles waltl isolate 20211129_DDA chromosome 11, aPleWal1.hap1.20221129, whole genome shotgun sequence includes these proteins:
- the LOC138265095 gene encoding acidic proline-rich protein PRP25-like: MGSVEAPPIPGSKDTIHMTKAKREHTDPPSPPKKAKNIPPPPKKAKDTPPPPKKAKEPPPPAEGGEQGRQRAPTTSSGSQRALFTSRGKEPPPPAEGKEPPQPAEEPKEPPQRAVELKEPPPPAEGKEPPQLAEEPKEVPQPAVEPTEPPQPAVEPKEPPPAEVKEPPPPAEGKESILHSLLGKEPPPEPVGMLPTLKKVAFHSPPETVGQGAPSRTSGHVTH, encoded by the coding sequence atgGGGTCCGTGGAGGCACCTCCTATACCTGGAAGCAAGGACACAatacacatgacaaaggccaagaggGAACACACGGATCCCccttcaccaccaaagaaagccaagaatatccctccaccaccaaagaaagccaaggatacccctccaccaccaaagaaagccaaggagccccctccaccagcagaaggCGGAGAGCAGGGTAGGCAAAGAGCCCCCACAACCAGCTCTGGATCCCAAAGAGCCCTCTTCACCAGCAGAgggaaggagccccctccaccagcagagggcaaggagcccccacaaccagcagaggaacccaaggagcccccacaacgaGCAGTGGAACTCAAAGAgcctcctccaccagcagagggcaaggagcccccacaactagcagaggaacccaaggaggtcccacaaccagcagtggaacccactgagcccccacaaccagcagtggaacccaaagaGCCCCCCCCAGCAGaggtcaaggagccccctccaccagctgagggcaaggaGTCCATCCTCCATAGTCTGttgggtaaggagccccctccagaaccagtgggcatgttacccactctaaagaaagtggcctttcactcccctccagagactgttgggcaaggagccccctccagaaccagtgggcatgttacccactga